From Roseisolibacter agri, a single genomic window includes:
- a CDS encoding multicopper oxidase family protein, with protein sequence MSSHISPESATQTPESVAEQLHQQVLASPSRRAFLRQASIATVAAGAVGALAACGDTAAQKAAPATAKAAPDSDHSGGSTAAHPSTAGAAPSPTAVAPYGGLTLAQARARADAMDAMHEKGIKAFPAATKGKGNQLLKPRIENGVKVFELTARPMKWETEPGKLVDAWAYNEQVPGPQIRVTEGDRVRVVIKNELPESTAVHFHGVVLPVAQDGVPFITQPPVKPGESFTYEFTAKNAGSHMYHSHMNAAKQVGTGLLGAFIIEPKRPRRIEKVDVDYVMVLNDGMHGYTLNGKGFPATEPIKAKLGQKVRIRFMNEGMMIHPMHLHGMPMTVIDKDGWAQPAPWKCDTLNIAPGERWDVIVDCDNPGVWAFHCHILPHAEMEHGMFGMVTALIVEK encoded by the coding sequence GGCCAGCCCGTCCCGCCGTGCCTTCCTGCGGCAGGCCTCGATCGCGACCGTGGCGGCCGGCGCCGTCGGCGCGCTGGCCGCGTGCGGCGACACGGCCGCCCAGAAGGCCGCGCCCGCTACCGCGAAGGCGGCACCCGACAGCGACCACAGCGGCGGCTCCACGGCTGCCCATCCCTCGACCGCCGGCGCGGCCCCCTCGCCGACGGCCGTGGCGCCCTACGGCGGCCTCACGCTCGCGCAGGCCCGCGCCCGCGCCGACGCGATGGACGCGATGCACGAGAAGGGGATCAAGGCCTTCCCTGCGGCGACGAAGGGCAAGGGCAACCAGCTCCTGAAGCCCCGCATCGAGAACGGCGTGAAGGTCTTCGAGCTCACGGCGCGGCCCATGAAGTGGGAGACCGAGCCCGGGAAGCTCGTGGATGCCTGGGCCTACAACGAGCAGGTGCCCGGCCCGCAGATCCGCGTCACCGAGGGCGACCGCGTCCGCGTCGTCATCAAGAACGAGCTGCCGGAGTCCACGGCCGTGCACTTTCACGGCGTGGTGCTCCCGGTCGCGCAGGACGGCGTGCCCTTCATCACCCAGCCGCCGGTCAAGCCGGGCGAGTCGTTCACGTACGAGTTCACGGCCAAGAACGCGGGCTCGCACATGTACCACTCGCACATGAACGCGGCCAAGCAGGTCGGCACGGGGCTGCTCGGCGCCTTCATCATCGAGCCGAAGCGCCCGCGCCGCATCGAGAAGGTGGACGTCGACTACGTGATGGTCTTGAACGACGGCATGCACGGCTACACGCTTAACGGCAAGGGATTCCCGGCGACGGAGCCGATCAAGGCGAAGCTCGGGCAGAAGGTGCGCATCCGCTTCATGAACGAGGGGATGATGATCCACCCGATGCACCTGCACGGCATGCCGATGACGGTCATCGACAAGGACGGCTGGGCGCAGCCCGCTCCCTGGAAGTGCGACACGCTCAACATCGCGCCCGGCGAGCGCTGGGACGTGATCGTCGACTGCGACAACCCCGGTGTCTGGGCCTTCCACTGCCACATCCTCCCGCACGCCGAGATGGAGCACGGGATGTTCGGGATGGTGACCGCGCTCATCGTCGAGAAGTGA